Proteins from a genomic interval of Prevotella sp. E13-27:
- a CDS encoding trimeric intracellular cation channel family protein, translated as MNQDLIISIIEMLGTFAFAISGIRHAAAKHFDWFGGYVCGIAVAIGGGTIRDVMLSTTPFWMTTPIYIICTAVALLTVAFFERWMEPLKNAWFVFDTFGLALFTVAGIQKSLAFGQPFWVAIIMGCITGSAGGVIRDVLLNNEPVIFHKEIYAMACVLGGLVYWACITLNCPVELTAIVTFLVVCVCRLLAVRYHISLPILKSYEENNKQE; from the coding sequence ATGAATCAAGATCTGATTATAAGCATCATTGAGATGCTGGGAACATTTGCATTTGCCATATCTGGCATACGCCACGCAGCAGCTAAGCACTTCGACTGGTTTGGAGGCTATGTCTGTGGCATAGCTGTGGCTATAGGCGGCGGAACCATTCGTGACGTGATGCTGTCAACGACACCATTCTGGATGACCACACCTATTTATATTATCTGTACGGCTGTGGCGCTGCTCACCGTGGCGTTCTTCGAACGATGGATGGAGCCACTGAAGAACGCATGGTTCGTGTTCGACACCTTCGGACTGGCACTCTTCACCGTAGCCGGCATACAGAAGAGCCTCGCTTTCGGACAGCCTTTCTGGGTAGCCATCATCATGGGCTGCATAACAGGCTCGGCAGGCGGAGTCATCCGCGACGTGCTTCTCAACAACGAGCCCGTCATCTTCCACAAGGAGATCTATGCCATGGCTTGCGTACTTGGCGGACTGGTCTATTGGGCTTGCATCACTCTCAACTGTCCTGTTGAACTTACAGCAATAGTAACATTCCTCGTGGTCTGCGTCTGTCGTCTCCTTGCCGTGCGCTACCACATCTCGCTGCCCATATTGAAGTCATACGAAGAAAATAATAAACAAGAATAA
- a CDS encoding Abi family protein, translating into MRKYQNACAGDKRKTMQLYRYNLRLCQRFYGTLNLLEVMLRNAINEHYIAYYSDPDWIVNQADSGKLLEYNKDEIRQTEAGYRRRGIYNNDKMVASLTMGFWTKLFSKKRYKRGGKTLLQIFPNKRKGKNQADIYKDLTHIREFRNRIAHHEPICFDGIGNISTAFARDHYQLICEYIGYMGQQPDNVIQWAEKPDEVLNKIDSIR; encoded by the coding sequence ATGCGCAAATATCAGAACGCTTGCGCTGGCGACAAGCGGAAGACGATGCAATTGTATCGCTACAATCTCAGACTATGCCAGCGGTTCTATGGTACATTGAATCTATTGGAGGTTATGTTGAGGAATGCTATTAACGAACACTATATAGCATATTACTCTGATCCTGATTGGATAGTTAACCAAGCAGACAGTGGTAAGTTGCTCGAATATAATAAGGATGAGATAAGACAGACGGAAGCAGGATATAGAAGGCGTGGTATATACAACAACGACAAAATGGTTGCTTCGCTGACGATGGGATTCTGGACAAAACTCTTTTCAAAGAAAAGATACAAGCGAGGTGGCAAGACTCTCCTGCAAATCTTCCCAAACAAACGGAAAGGTAAAAACCAGGCAGATATCTACAAAGACCTCACCCATATCCGCGAGTTCCGCAACCGCATTGCCCACCACGAGCCGATTTGCTTCGATGGTATTGGTAACATCAGCACTGCCTTTGCCCGTGATCATTATCAGCTGATTTGTGAGTATATTGGATATATGGGTCAGCAACCAGATAATGTAATTCAGTGGGCAGAGAAACCTGATGAGGTGTTGAATAAGATTGATAGCATCAGATGA
- a CDS encoding replication-associated recombination protein A, whose protein sequence is MSQPLAERLRPRTLDEYIGQQHLVGEGAVLRKMLDAGRISSFILWGPPGVGKTTLAQIIANKLQTQFFTLSAVTSGVKDVRDVIEKAQKGRFFNEMSPILFIDEIHRFSKSQQDSLLGAVERGVVTLIGATTENPSFEVIRPLLSRCQLYILKPLGKEELLQLLHRAITTDVILRERHIELQETGAMLRYSGGDARKLLNILELVVESESGDVVITDKLVEERLQQNPLAYDKDGEMHYDIISAFIKSIRGSDPDGALYWMARMIEGGEDPQFIARRLVISAAEDIGLANPNALLLANAAFDTVMKIGWPEARIALAEAAVYLATSPKSNSAYLAIDSALATVRETGNQPVPLHLRNAPTKLMKDIGYSDGYKYPHDYEGHFCPQQYLPDSLVSERFWHGQHNPAEEKLYQRMVNYWGERYEK, encoded by the coding sequence ATGTCACAACCATTAGCAGAGCGCCTTCGTCCGCGCACTCTTGACGAATACATTGGTCAGCAGCATCTTGTTGGCGAGGGTGCTGTCCTCAGGAAGATGCTCGATGCAGGCCGCATCTCTTCGTTTATATTGTGGGGCCCTCCAGGCGTGGGCAAGACCACCCTTGCACAGATCATAGCCAACAAACTCCAGACTCAGTTCTTCACACTCTCGGCTGTTACCAGCGGTGTGAAGGATGTACGCGACGTTATTGAGAAAGCCCAGAAAGGACGCTTCTTCAACGAGATGTCGCCCATACTCTTCATTGACGAGATTCACCGTTTCTCCAAGTCGCAGCAGGACTCTCTGCTTGGCGCTGTGGAGAGGGGAGTGGTGACGCTCATCGGAGCCACCACCGAGAATCCCTCGTTCGAAGTTATCCGTCCGCTGCTCTCGCGCTGTCAGCTCTACATTCTTAAGCCTCTTGGCAAGGAAGAGCTCCTACAGCTTCTTCATCGTGCCATAACGACTGATGTTATATTGCGTGAGCGCCACATCGAGCTTCAGGAGACAGGTGCCATGCTTCGCTATAGCGGAGGCGATGCCCGCAAGCTGCTGAATATTCTGGAGCTTGTGGTGGAGTCGGAGAGTGGCGATGTCGTCATCACCGACAAGCTCGTAGAAGAGCGTCTGCAACAGAACCCGCTGGCCTACGACAAAGACGGCGAGATGCACTATGACATCATCTCGGCATTCATAAAGAGCATTCGTGGCAGCGATCCTGACGGTGCTCTCTACTGGATGGCTCGCATGATAGAGGGTGGGGAAGACCCTCAGTTCATTGCACGCCGCCTGGTCATCTCGGCTGCCGAGGATATTGGTCTGGCTAATCCTAACGCCCTGCTTCTGGCTAATGCTGCCTTCGATACCGTGATGAAGATAGGCTGGCCTGAGGCTCGCATAGCGCTGGCAGAGGCAGCTGTCTATCTCGCCACTTCGCCAAAGAGCAACTCCGCCTATCTGGCCATCGACAGCGCTCTGGCCACCGTTCGAGAGACAGGCAACCAGCCCGTTCCGCTACATCTGCGCAACGCTCCCACCAAGCTGATGAAGGACATTGGCTACAGCGATGGCTATAAGTATCCCCACGACTACGAGGGACACTTCTGTCCTCAGCAGTATCTGCCCGACAGTCTCGTCAGCGAGCGCTTCTGGCACGGACAGCACAACCCAGCTGAAGAGAAACTCTACCAGCGCATGGTAAATTACTGGGGAGAAAGATATGAGAAGTAA
- a CDS encoding DNA cytosine methyltransferase produces MAQLDKFTKGRKPVTFVDLFAGAGGISKGFMQAYTDHNYYDFVLASDINDNCELTHG; encoded by the coding sequence ATGGCACAATTAGATAAATTCACAAAAGGGCGCAAGCCCGTGACGTTTGTAGACCTGTTTGCTGGTGCTGGCGGCATCAGCAAGGGATTCATGCAAGCGTATACTGATCACAACTATTACGACTTTGTGTTGGCAAGCGACATCAATGATAATTGCGAGCTGACACACGGGTAA
- a CDS encoding ATP-binding protein, whose protein sequence is MTKKLTLHNDVQQISKLADFVDAIAEEASIDPSLAMSLNLALEEAVTNVVMYAYPAGEEGDVDIVAALSDGSLLFTISDKGIPFDPTKKEDADITLGVEERQIGGLGIFLVRQLMDTVEYERKDGYNILTMKKKL, encoded by the coding sequence ATGACAAAGAAACTCACCTTGCACAATGACGTGCAACAAATATCTAAACTGGCAGACTTCGTCGATGCTATTGCCGAAGAGGCATCCATCGACCCTTCGCTGGCCATGAGCCTCAATCTGGCTCTTGAGGAAGCTGTGACCAATGTTGTCATGTATGCTTACCCCGCTGGTGAGGAGGGCGATGTTGATATAGTGGCCGCGTTGTCCGACGGATCGCTTCTGTTCACCATAAGCGACAAAGGCATTCCCTTCGATCCTACAAAGAAAGAAGATGCCGACATCACTCTTGGTGTTGAGGAGCGCCAGATAGGCGGGCTGGGAATATTTCTTGTCCGTCAGCTGATGGATACTGTGGAATATGAACGTAAGGATGGCTACAACATTCTTACTATGAAGAAGAAACTATAA
- a CDS encoding type I restriction enzyme HsdR N-terminal domain-containing protein gives MTSHEKNQNRWREFCYDLIEAAKEDILEDPYQDMIEQGLRLLNWSKPKGEICPKERIKIGSHNQLEPDITLKINERPVLVIEVKRPRNKLNEDQILQLVSYMRQCRVPFGLYIGDRIALFYDDSVNEPTEVWGVSLDSEADEGWRFVDFFARSSFSEERLEIFCKERMNEIHTSMGLRDITGKLAEDGGDAILKEMVEHYLVGMKRYDNGLVTKLLNRYKFIAQPLGQKEDEDDNADMENEIGQQSHYVLVKQPRSKNGSNGRDNTKYSIDGGTNYFGKNRIVREIIIRYLELHPKLTFRQLEQIFPDEMQGSYGVVRSLDELHEMEHDRKDLETRYLMKEEELLKTADGVRFAVCNQWGAYNIPNIFRVMEKWGWNVIKDKE, from the coding sequence ATGACGAGTCACGAGAAGAATCAAAATAGGTGGCGTGAGTTCTGCTATGACTTAATAGAGGCGGCAAAGGAAGACATCCTTGAAGATCCATATCAGGATATGATAGAGCAAGGACTACGACTACTGAACTGGAGCAAACCCAAAGGAGAAATCTGCCCTAAGGAACGCATCAAGATTGGTTCGCATAATCAGCTGGAGCCAGACATTACGTTGAAAATTAACGAACGTCCAGTGCTCGTTATTGAGGTGAAGAGACCAAGGAATAAACTCAATGAAGACCAGATATTGCAGTTAGTATCTTACATGCGCCAATGTCGTGTGCCATTCGGTTTGTATATTGGCGATAGGATTGCTTTGTTCTATGACGACTCTGTGAATGAGCCTACTGAGGTGTGGGGTGTAAGTCTTGATTCTGAGGCTGATGAAGGTTGGCGTTTTGTAGACTTCTTCGCACGTAGTTCGTTTAGTGAGGAACGGCTTGAAATCTTCTGCAAAGAGCGTATGAACGAAATTCACACATCGATGGGATTACGTGACATTACAGGAAAACTTGCAGAAGATGGTGGCGATGCTATTTTAAAGGAAATGGTTGAGCATTATCTTGTTGGAATGAAACGATACGATAACGGACTTGTTACAAAGTTGCTGAACCGCTACAAGTTCATTGCCCAGCCATTAGGACAAAAGGAAGATGAGGATGATAATGCGGACATGGAGAATGAAATAGGCCAACAGTCACATTATGTCCTCGTTAAGCAGCCCCGTTCCAAGAATGGCAGCAATGGACGTGACAACACGAAGTATTCCATTGATGGCGGCACGAACTATTTTGGCAAGAACAGAATAGTCCGTGAGATTATCATCCGCTATTTAGAACTTCATCCCAAACTAACATTTCGCCAGCTGGAGCAGATATTCCCTGACGAGATGCAAGGTTCATACGGCGTAGTCAGAAGCCTTGATGAACTGCATGAAATGGAGCATGACCGCAAAGATTTGGAGACTCGCTATCTGATGAAGGAAGAAGAATTGTTGAAGACGGCAGACGGCGTTCGATTTGCTGTTTGTAACCAATGGGGAGCCTATAACATCCCCAATATTTTCCGTGTGATGGAGAAATGGGGTTGGAACGTAATAAAAGACAAAGAATGA
- a CDS encoding NERD domain-containing protein, translating into MDIFLYIIFAVVVGGAIILRWWYNSPKYKGKEGENRVHNILMQLPDDYVILDDIVLQTNRGTTQIDHIVVSKYGVFAIETKNYRGEIYGDDNRKEWTQMIITDVTYTKKWWKTYTYVTKNHFYNPVKQSLAHSIAIKSLLSEWSVLKVVPIIVFTGSAVLKDVTSNYHVVYDFNLLETILSFRTIYLTDNDVHRVVDILLHNNIREFVDDRSHVNNIYASKAEENSKVALGICPQCGGNLVMRTGKYGTFYGCSNYPKCKFTTH; encoded by the coding sequence ATGGACATATTCCTATATATAATTTTTGCCGTAGTTGTTGGAGGCGCTATCATCCTCAGATGGTGGTATAATTCTCCTAAATATAAAGGTAAGGAAGGTGAAAACAGAGTCCACAATATCCTCATGCAATTGCCAGACGATTATGTAATACTGGATGATATCGTTCTACAGACGAATAGAGGTACGACTCAAATAGATCATATCGTTGTTTCAAAATATGGCGTATTCGCCATTGAGACCAAAAACTATCGAGGCGAGATATATGGAGATGACAATCGCAAAGAGTGGACTCAGATGATCATTACTGATGTGACTTACACGAAGAAATGGTGGAAGACCTATACTTATGTCACAAAGAACCATTTCTATAATCCAGTAAAGCAGTCACTGGCGCATTCTATTGCCATAAAGAGTCTGCTTTCAGAATGGTCAGTTTTGAAGGTCGTCCCAATAATTGTATTTACTGGTAGCGCTGTTTTGAAGGATGTTACCTCTAACTATCATGTTGTTTATGATTTCAATCTTTTGGAAACGATTCTTAGTTTCAGGACCATTTATCTGACGGACAATGATGTCCATAGAGTAGTGGATATCCTACTTCATAACAATATCAGGGAATTCGTAGATGATAGGTCGCACGTCAACAACATCTATGCATCAAAAGCAGAGGAAAATAGTAAAGTAGCTTTGGGGATTTGTCCCCAATGTGGTGGCAATCTCGTTATGCGTACTGGCAAGTATGGCACCTTTTATGGATGCTCCAATTATCCTAAGTGCAAGTTCACGACTCACTAA
- a CDS encoding Fic family protein, whose amino-acid sequence MDISREILQFLHYHPLSSRDEIARGTAFEGSDATMKRLLATAVAKGDVVVEGKARATRYKLSDQAHLLMPLNLDTYFAQDVDEREVQTSFNFDLIRYQLPAVHLFTDEEMEHLNALQAEFRQHVSEMTENEYRKEMERLGIDLSWKSSQIEGNTYSLLETERLLRESKTADGKTKEEAVMLLNHKDALRFVLDNPDYLQQLTVSHIEDIHQLLTKELSVDRGIRHRRVGITGTNYHPLDNEFQIREAMHDTCDLINSKEDVFEKALLTLVLLSYIQAFSDGNKRTARITSNAILIANGYCPLSFRSVDSIDYKKAMLIFYEQNNLYAFKQIFIDQFDFAVREYF is encoded by the coding sequence ATGGATATATCAAGAGAAATATTGCAGTTTCTGCATTATCATCCGCTTTCGTCGCGCGATGAAATAGCCCGTGGTACAGCTTTCGAGGGAAGCGATGCCACTATGAAACGTCTGCTTGCTACGGCAGTGGCCAAGGGCGATGTAGTGGTGGAAGGTAAGGCGCGTGCCACAAGGTATAAGCTGTCGGACCAGGCTCATCTGCTGATGCCGCTAAATCTGGACACGTACTTTGCGCAGGATGTGGACGAGCGCGAGGTGCAGACGTCTTTCAACTTCGACTTGATACGCTATCAGTTGCCAGCCGTGCACTTGTTTACCGACGAGGAGATGGAACACCTGAATGCGCTACAGGCGGAATTTCGCCAGCATGTGAGCGAGATGACGGAAAACGAGTATCGCAAGGAAATGGAGCGGCTGGGCATTGACCTGAGCTGGAAATCGTCGCAGATTGAGGGCAATACCTATTCGCTGCTGGAGACGGAGCGACTGCTGCGCGAGAGCAAGACGGCCGACGGCAAGACGAAGGAGGAGGCTGTGATGCTGCTGAATCATAAGGATGCGCTACGATTCGTGCTGGATAATCCTGACTACCTGCAGCAGTTGACGGTGAGCCATATAGAGGATATCCACCAGCTGCTGACTAAGGAGCTTTCGGTGGACAGGGGTATCCGACATCGCCGTGTGGGTATCACAGGCACCAACTATCATCCGCTGGACAACGAGTTCCAGATTCGCGAGGCTATGCATGATACCTGCGACCTGATAAACAGCAAGGAGGACGTGTTCGAGAAGGCGCTGCTGACGCTGGTGCTTCTGTCGTATATCCAGGCTTTTTCTGACGGTAACAAGCGCACGGCTCGCATCACCAGCAATGCCATTCTGATAGCCAACGGCTACTGTCCGTTGAGTTTCCGTTCTGTTGACTCCATCGACTACAAGAAGGCGATGCTCATCTTCTACGAGCAGAACAATCTGTATGCCTTCAAGCAGATATTCATCGACCAGTTTGACTTTGCCGTGAGAGAGTATTTTTAA
- a CDS encoding RluA family pseudouridine synthase, whose product MRINTGIKRGDDYDRFVVSQEQPLLEFLLENVKQSRTKIKATLQGRGIKVDGKTVTQFDFTLRPGMKVAVSRSKRNQQEFKNRYVKIVYEDRWIIVIEKNIGILSMAAGHSSLNVKSVLDDYFKKSRQKCTAHVVHRLDRDTSGLMIYAKDIDTEQALEHDWHNIVYDRRYVAVLSGEMEEDQGTIQSWLKDNKAYITYSSPVDNGGKLAISHFSVLDRTTEHSLVEFKLETGRKNQIRVHAADMGHPVCGDPKYGNGDDPIHRLCLHAWLLCFYHPVTGEPMEFETPVPTAFRQLFK is encoded by the coding sequence ATGAGAATAAATACAGGAATAAAACGTGGCGACGACTACGACCGTTTCGTTGTCAGCCAGGAGCAACCACTGCTGGAGTTTCTCCTTGAGAACGTCAAGCAGAGCCGCACAAAGATAAAAGCCACCCTTCAGGGCCGTGGCATCAAGGTAGATGGAAAGACCGTCACACAGTTCGACTTCACACTCCGTCCAGGCATGAAGGTTGCCGTGAGCCGTTCTAAGCGCAACCAGCAGGAATTCAAGAACCGCTATGTGAAGATTGTCTATGAAGACCGCTGGATCATCGTCATTGAGAAAAACATCGGCATACTGTCTATGGCAGCAGGTCATTCATCGCTCAACGTGAAGAGCGTGCTCGATGACTACTTCAAGAAGTCGCGACAGAAGTGCACGGCCCATGTCGTACACCGTCTGGACCGTGACACCAGCGGACTCATGATCTACGCCAAGGACATAGATACCGAGCAGGCACTTGAGCACGACTGGCACAACATTGTCTATGACCGACGCTATGTGGCTGTGCTCAGCGGAGAGATGGAAGAAGACCAGGGAACCATACAGAGCTGGCTGAAAGACAATAAAGCCTATATCACCTATTCCTCGCCTGTGGATAATGGTGGCAAGCTCGCCATCTCTCACTTCAGCGTCCTTGACCGCACAACTGAGCACTCGCTTGTGGAGTTCAAGCTTGAGACAGGACGTAAGAACCAGATTCGTGTCCATGCAGCCGATATGGGACATCCCGTCTGCGGCGACCCTAAATACGGCAATGGCGATGACCCCATACACCGTCTCTGCCTACATGCATGGCTGCTCTGCTTCTACCATCCAGTGACAGGCGAGCCCATGGAGTTTGAGACACCTGTGCCAACAGCCTTCCGTCAACTTTTCAAATAA
- a CDS encoding TonB-dependent receptor gives MMKMTSQLISSCLGRIVLLVLMLFPHVVSAQVDSELSHVYAEAEDAYKIGRFDHAITLLKDNINLFDGNMRKNALRLISICYMVQDNNVESEKYAQQLLNMNPYYTSVNDPIRFEEMITLLKSGRNSTITTASSQSESVMEAPVPVTIITREMIDMLSNNKSIGQILAAYVPGMSEVCSYAFSNVTMHGVYTNGQEKILVMENGHRLNARSTNNGKLDYAISTEKIDHIEVLRGPASSLYGNVALTAVVNIITKRGNEINGVTGKYGYGSNGTHRADLVAGTSFVGSDIFAWASIYSSDGNRQTVPQNTGFTQTQHDGYTYLGRYTGKPSYDIGCNLHFKDFSLMLNRKYGKKVPQYSWYGETYDYDRFRRFCGVTPGYSIDETHMEFGYGRNLGNSNIDVSVYGDFYKFKDYQPVSDSIITYEFKPDGSGTPVIGPDGKPQTRLYHGVYQDDNWEEFTIGAMAKFSHDYRIGHTRGNFLVGAQFEYYEIPINEFFFGEEYQKIIIVTTPESKNQLKVGNERILSGFVQGKHYLLSDKLILNAGLRFDNKYRRNKVNVNALSPRVAFIYLPSGQFSAKLSYSRSFVDAPYFYRQNTQNTYRGSEDLMPEYMNAFQLNFMGTVNSNLSYDLNLYYNHLTDLICNNQSKDINAPKYINSGRLKIVGAEGELSYKLPTFYSRVNASWQRVISSEQYYSNGNAIYSVPSFSANLTCEKVLLRRMGHSVRLGGNVSYTSRTINKADSRFTGSQDFHLGEKALFDLQLKYDCKELLTLSLDCENVFNTTYYIGGTSYFPYQYPGRTMMGTVTFRL, from the coding sequence ATGATGAAAATGACTTCACAACTCATCAGCAGCTGTTTAGGACGCATCGTGTTGCTCGTCCTTATGCTCTTTCCCCATGTGGTGTCAGCTCAGGTTGACAGCGAGCTGAGCCATGTCTATGCGGAAGCTGAAGATGCATATAAGATAGGCCGTTTTGACCATGCCATAACTCTCCTGAAGGACAACATTAATCTCTTTGATGGTAATATGAGGAAGAATGCTCTTCGTCTTATCTCCATCTGCTATATGGTACAGGATAATAACGTGGAATCTGAGAAATATGCTCAGCAGCTGTTGAACATGAATCCATATTACACCTCTGTCAACGACCCTATTCGTTTTGAGGAGATGATCACCTTGTTGAAGTCTGGCCGCAATTCCACCATTACCACCGCTTCAAGCCAAAGCGAGAGTGTCATGGAGGCTCCTGTGCCAGTCACCATCATCACTCGTGAGATGATTGACATGCTTAGCAACAACAAGAGTATAGGACAGATATTAGCTGCCTATGTTCCTGGCATGAGCGAGGTCTGTTCTTATGCCTTTTCCAATGTTACCATGCATGGTGTCTATACCAACGGACAGGAGAAGATTCTCGTTATGGAAAACGGCCACCGCCTGAACGCCCGCTCTACCAACAATGGCAAACTCGACTATGCTATCAGTACCGAGAAGATAGACCATATAGAGGTGCTTCGTGGTCCGGCTTCTTCACTCTATGGCAATGTGGCTCTTACTGCTGTGGTAAATATTATCACCAAGCGAGGTAACGAGATAAATGGTGTGACAGGCAAATATGGCTATGGCTCCAATGGCACCCATCGCGCAGACCTTGTTGCAGGCACCTCTTTTGTTGGCTCCGACATTTTTGCGTGGGCATCCATCTATTCTTCTGATGGCAATCGCCAGACCGTTCCTCAGAACACAGGTTTCACCCAGACCCAGCACGATGGCTATACCTATCTGGGAAGATATACAGGAAAGCCGTCCTACGATATTGGATGTAATCTTCATTTCAAAGATTTCTCGTTAATGCTGAATCGCAAATACGGCAAGAAGGTTCCTCAGTATTCGTGGTATGGTGAGACCTACGACTACGACCGTTTCCGCCGTTTCTGTGGCGTTACCCCAGGCTATTCTATCGATGAGACACACATGGAGTTTGGCTATGGTAGAAACTTGGGGAACTCAAATATTGACGTTTCCGTTTACGGCGACTTCTATAAGTTCAAGGACTACCAGCCTGTTTCCGACTCAATCATCACCTACGAGTTCAAGCCCGATGGTAGCGGAACACCTGTCATAGGTCCTGATGGCAAGCCCCAGACACGCCTGTATCATGGTGTCTATCAAGATGACAATTGGGAGGAGTTCACCATCGGCGCTATGGCCAAGTTCTCTCACGACTACCGTATTGGTCACACCCGTGGTAATTTCCTTGTCGGTGCCCAGTTCGAGTATTACGAGATTCCCATCAACGAGTTTTTCTTTGGCGAGGAATACCAGAAGATAATCATCGTAACTACGCCCGAGTCTAAGAACCAGTTGAAGGTGGGCAATGAGCGTATCCTCTCCGGTTTTGTTCAGGGCAAGCACTATCTGCTTTCCGACAAGCTTATTCTTAATGCAGGACTGCGCTTTGACAATAAGTACCGCCGTAACAAGGTCAATGTCAACGCCCTCTCTCCCCGTGTTGCATTCATCTACCTTCCTTCAGGTCAGTTCAGTGCCAAGTTAAGCTATTCGCGCTCGTTTGTCGATGCACCTTATTTCTATCGTCAGAACACTCAGAACACCTATCGTGGCAGTGAGGATCTGATGCCTGAATACATGAATGCGTTTCAGTTGAACTTCATGGGTACGGTTAATAGTAATCTGTCCTATGACCTTAACTTGTATTACAACCATCTTACCGACCTTATCTGTAACAACCAGAGCAAGGACATCAATGCTCCTAAGTATATCAACTCAGGCCGACTGAAGATTGTCGGAGCTGAAGGCGAACTGTCCTACAAACTTCCTACGTTCTATTCGAGGGTGAACGCATCATGGCAGCGTGTGATAAGCTCTGAGCAATATTATTCCAATGGCAATGCCATCTACAGCGTGCCGTCGTTTAGTGCCAATCTCACATGCGAGAAGGTGCTGCTTAGACGTATGGGCCACTCTGTACGCCTTGGAGGCAATGTGAGTTACACCTCACGCACCATCAACAAGGCCGACTCACGTTTCACTGGTAGCCAGGATTTCCATCTTGGCGAGAAGGCTCTTTTCGACCTGCAACTGAAGTATGACTGCAAGGAGCTTCTCACTCTGTCATTGGATTGTGAGAACGTGTTCAACACCACTTACTATATAGGAGGAACTTCTTATTTCCCATACCAGTATCCTGGTCGCACGATGATGGGAACCGTAACGTTCCGCCTGTAA
- a CDS encoding LPD28 domain-containing protein: protein MKNKFFKDFDKYYIGIETADGKKHCIRGWYLDQRFAHKECPKGYNMYEFREDDKDEWGYIAFIEPYVWVNHSGTFITRTKIPFGENGNRNFFEIRYGHYY from the coding sequence ATGAAGAACAAGTTTTTTAAGGATTTCGACAAATACTACATCGGAATAGAAACTGCTGATGGTAAAAAGCATTGTATTCGTGGTTGGTATCTTGACCAAAGATTTGCTCATAAGGAATGCCCCAAGGGATATAACATGTATGAATTCCGTGAAGATGATAAAGATGAGTGGGGGTATATTGCTTTTATAGAGCCGTATGTATGGGTAAATCATTCAGGAACTTTCATCACTCGTACTAAGATTCCTTTTGGCGAGAATGGTAATAGAAATTTCTTTGAAATCAGATACGGTCACTATTATTAG
- a CDS encoding smalltalk protein, which yields MKKETWKFILQTLAAILTAIATSLGVQSCMTMM from the coding sequence ATGAAGAAAGAAACGTGGAAATTTATTTTGCAGACGCTCGCGGCGATACTTACCGCGATAGCAACAAGCCTCGGAGTGCAGAGCTGCATGACGATGATGTAA